One window of the Xiphophorus couchianus chromosome 12, X_couchianus-1.0, whole genome shotgun sequence genome contains the following:
- the LOC114155245 gene encoding protein crumbs homolog 1-like, with product MEPGRVWSRYQRTVLLTMMMFKLGLLCTAAADRCLSSPCNNGATCIDHRGEYVCLCTKGPVWFMGKNCDERYDPCIFAPCSNCTSELGTDRFTCQCPDGFTGNRCDQGVDECQSDPCSGVKSNCVDNVNGYSCYCPLGLGGDDCQESVGTCTEETCQNGATCLDVPDQGPQCRCAAGFQGNNCEENIDECWSDPCQNGAICKDGVDGYQCFCVPGFQGYHCDLDINECASQPCQNNGTCLDLVDHYMCVCTPGFKGINCEEEIDECESLPCQNGATCQDHVALYSCECMAGFQGQDCEVNIDECASMPCLNRGKCNDRVNSYQCDCDGTGFTGDHCENDILECASDPCQHGATCSEGINQYMCLCWPGYEGENCQVDIDECEQHPCENDGECFQRSILQNYGTLPELTTANFSYNVAAGFICRCLPGFAGDNCSVNVDECESAPCHHGGSCQDQINSFRCVCPEGFTGVLCEVDINECDSNPCQNGATCEDAANSYRCYCPTTERGQEPWGGRDCDVKLLGCRQHQCQHGATCIPILNVAGDHSYICMCSPGWGGERCNTLTTFSFNIEGYVLMQLPVFRNKTKREAVKKIQALHMQLRFRSTLPNMLLYYRGTMERFLSLELVDGTLQATLSSGKVLKVVYPIPVNDGEWHQVTVTMDDGLVLTVTGPSCKEECQVRNEGHNHLIFLQPRFFQQLYIGGIPRNYSSHLSSGKGFIGCMEDLKVDHILLLPQDLIREENKGLELRCSKRDWCSEGVCSDRGQCVDMWVRANCVCHRPYYGSRCEKEYQSLTFGYENTSSYSFINISNSHGENFTISFLMRSLKHSGLLLQFHREGKSYLTVYLKESTVAIYSPHTTLLSEAKQVTDGKNHLVTIKIINGHVVFPKAGNHRALGNLSVEAGDVAFVGGLPAGRNMNAWGGNFKGCLQDIQLDDKQMSPGDHLEGLELYQFTTVNVLPGCHSDDTCKDNPCLNNGQCQVTWNDFTCVCPSNFSGRLCETRLWCIEKPCFEGAICAGLTDGYECLTEAVFQDNSLQFVANGSLLNPVTNITMAIRTRDENGILLRSEGREEVFCLGLLNSSLLVKLDSGPGEELLAFMSDRTIADGAWHQIQLSMVNPLFPVSRWHLTVDGQKAGGSFGVGGYLNFMNNSKVWLAENYTGCLREVRIGGVYLPLQKVPDAPQRSQFSMISGLQPIIGCQGAPVCESQPCLNQGLCQDQFNEFNCSCSPGWEGNLCEKEINECSSAPCVYGSCTDLMADYQCTCDPGYDGINCQNEVDNCLEFSCVNGGVCEEITGTHSCSCPPGYKGTRCQWRFPPVACDASKDCLNGGVCIGGNCTCKPGYTGIRCETEIDECESSPCQNGATCLNRLNHFQCVCVPGFSGKLCESNKGEHKERVPWLAVTIPLTTLCVLLAILTVFFLIMTARKKRQSEGTYSPSCQEVAGARLEMGSVLKVPPEERLI from the exons GATTATtgtgcacagcagcagcagacaggtGTTTATCCTCTCCTTGCAACAATGGTGCAACATGTATCGACCACAGGGGTGAATATGTGTGTCTGTGCACCAAAGGACCAGTCTGGTTCATGGGTAAAAACTGCGACGAACGCTACGATCCCTGTATTTTTGCACCTTGCAGCAACTGTACCAGTGAACTTGGGACGGATCGGTTCACCTGCCAGTGCCCAGATGGCTTCACAGGGAACAGATGTGATCAGGGTGTAGATGAATGCCAGAGTGACCCCTGCAGTGGTGTTAAGTCCAACTGTGTGGACAATGTCAATGGGTATTCATGCTACTGTCCTCTTGGTCTGGGAGGTGACGACTGCCAGGAGAGCGTGGGCACTTGCACAGAGGAAACATGTCAGAATGGTGCTACTTGCCTGGACGTCCCTGACCAGGGCCCTCAGTGCCGATGTGCTGCTGGATTCCAGGGGAATAACTGTGAGGAGAATATTGACGAGTGCTGGTCTGACCCCTGCCAAAACGGAGCCATCTGTAAAGACGGAGTTGACGGCTatcagtgtttctgtgtgccTGGATTTCAGGGCTATCATTGTGACCTCGACATAAATGAATGTGCCTCACAACCCTGTCAGAACAATGGCACATGTCTGGATTTGGTGGATCACTACATGTGTGTCTGCACTCCAGGTTTTAAAG GCATCAACTGTGAGGAGGAGATCGATGAGTGTGAGTCTCTTCCCTGTCAGAACGGTGCCACCTGTCAAGACCATGTTGCTTTGTACTCGTGTGAGTGCATGGCAGGTTTCCAGGGCCAGGATTGCGAGGTCAACATTGATGAATGTGCCAGCATGCCTTGTCTGAACAGGGGCAAGTGCAATGATAGGGTCAACAG TTATCAGTGTGACTGTGACGGGACGGGCTTCACCGGGGACCACTGTGAAAACGACATCCTGGAATGTGCATCTGATCCCTGCCAGCATGGAGCCACATGCTCAGAGGGAATCAACCAGTACATGTGCCTCTGCTGGCCAG GTTATGAAGGAGAGAACTGCCAGGTGGATATAGATGAGTGTGAACAGCATCCATGTGAAAATGATGGAGAGTGTTTCCAGCGCTCCATTCTCCAGAACTATGGGACGCTTCCTGAACTGACCACAGCCAACTTCAGCTACAACGTAGCAGCTGGCTTCATTTGTCGCTGCCTGCCAGGATTTGCAG GAGATAACTGCTCAGTCAATGTGGACGAATGTGAGTCTGCTCCGTGTCATCATGGCGGGAGTTGTCAGGATCAGATCAACTCCTTTCGATGTGTGTGTCCAGAGGGCTTCACGG GTGTTCTCTGCGAGGTTGACATCAATGAGTGTGACAGCAATCCCTGCCAGAATGGCGCCACGTGTGAGGATGCTGCCAACTCCTACAGGTGTTACTGCCCCACGACAGAGCGGGGTCAGGAACCCTGGGGGGGGCGTGACTGTGACGTAAAGCTGCTTGGCTGCCGGCAGCACCAGTGTCAGCATGGGGCGACTTGCATCCCCATATTAAACGTTGCCGGAGATCACAGTTACATTTGCATGTGCTCCCCTGGCTGGGGCGGAGAACGCTGCAACACCCTGACCACCTTCTCCTTCAACATAGAGGGCTATGTTCTCATGCAGCTGCCTGTTTTCAGGAACAAGACGAAACGAGAGGCTGTCAAAAAAATCCAAGCACTCCACATGCAGCTTCGTTTCAGGAGTACTCTACCCAACATGCTGCTGTACTACCGGGGCACCATGGAGCGTTTCCTCTCCCTGGAGCTTGTTGACGGCACTCTGCAGGCTACGCTGAGCTCGGGGAAGGTACTGAAGGTGGTTTACCCCATCCCGGTCAATGATGGAGAATGGCATCAGGTGACTGTAACGATGGATGATGGGTTGGTTCTGACTGTGACAGGACCTAGTTGTAAGGAAGAATGCCAAGTGAGGAATGAAGGTCACAACCATCTGATTTTCCTCCAGCCTAGATTTTTCCAACAGCTCTATATAGGAGGAATTCCTCGGAATTACTCCTCTCACTTATCCAGTGGGAAGGGATTCATTGGCTGTATGGAAGACCTTAAAGTTGACCACATACTGCTGCTACCTCAGGACCTCATCAGGGAGGAAAACAAAGGCTTGGAACTCAGATGTTCCAAAAGGGACTGGTGCTCTGAGGGCGTCTGCTCGGACCGAGGACAGTGTGTGGACATGTGGGTTCGTGCAAACTGTGTGTGTCATCGGCCATATTATGGCAGCCGCTGTGAAAAAG AATACCAGTCATTGACCTTTGGCTATGAGAACACCAGCAGCTACTCTTTTATCAACATTTCAAACAGCCATGGAGAAAACTTCACCATTTCCTTTTTAATGCGATCTCTAAAACACAGCGGCCTGCTCCTGCAGTTCCACCGAGAGGGAAAGTCCTATCTGACGGTCTATCTGAAGGAAAGCACTGTTGCCATCTACAGTCCTCACACAACTCTGCTGTCTGAGGCTAAGCAAGTCACTGATGGAAAGAACCATTTAGTGACCATAAAGATTATCAATGGCCATGTGGTTTTTCCTAAAGCGGGGAACCACCGTGCCTTAGGCAACCTGAGCGTAGAAGCAGGAGATGTGGCATTTGTTGGAGGGCTCCCTGCAGGCAGGAACATGAATGCCTGGGGTGGAAACTTCAAGGGCTGCCTTCAGGACATCCAGCTGGATGACAAACAAATGAGTCCTGGGGATCATCTGGAGGGTTTGGAGCTTTACCAGTTCACCACGGTGAATGTGCTGCCAGGCTGTCACAGTGACGACACATGTAAG GATAACCCCTGTTTAAATAACGGACAATGTCAGGTCACTTGGAATGACTTCACGTGTGTGTGCCCCAGTAACTTCTCGGGCCGGCTCTGTGAAACCCGCCTGTGGTGCATTGAGAAGCCATGTTTTGAGGGAGCAATCTGTGCGGGTCTAACAGATGGTTACGAAT GTTTGACAGAAGCTGTGTTTCAGGACAATTCTCTTCAGTTTGTTGCCAATGGCTCCCTGCTGAACCCTGTGACCAACATCACCATGGCCATACGGACAAGGGATGAAAATGGGATCTTGTTGCGTTCTGAAGGCAGAGAAGAGGttttttgtttgggtttatTAAACTCCAGCCTGCTGGTCAAGCTGGATAGTGGGCCAGGTGAAGAACTGCTGGCCTTCATGAGTGACAGGACCATTGCAGACGGGGCATGGCACCAGATCCAGCTCAGTATGGTCAACCCTCTCTTTCCAGTGTCTCGTTGGCACCTCACAGTGGATGGGCAGAAAGCTGGTGGCAGCTTTGGCGTTGGAGGATATCTCAACTTCATGAATAACAGCAAAGTTTGGCTGGCAGAAAACTACACTGGCTGTTTACGGGAAGTGAGAATAGGTGGCGTCTATCTGCCTCTTCAAAAGGTACCAGATGCCCCTCAGCGAAGCCAGTTCTCCATGATCAGTGGACTTCAGCCAATCATTGGATGTCAAGGTGCACCAGTTTGTGAATCCCAGCCCTGCCTTAACCAGGGACTCTGTCAGGACCAGTTTAACGAGTTTAACTGCAGCTGTAGCCCTGGATGGGAAGGCAACCTGTGTGAGAAGGAGATAAACGAGTGCTCTTCAGCTCCCTGTGTCTATGGTTCCTGTACAGACCTCATGGCAGACTACCAGTGTACATGTGATCCTGGATATGATGGGATCAACTGCCAGAATGAAGTGGATAACTGTCTGGAGTTCAGCTGTGTTAACGGAGGAGTCTGTGAAGAAATTACTGGCACTCATTCATGTTCATGTCCTCCTGGGTACAAAGGCACGCGCTGCCA ATGGCGTTTCCCTCCAGTAGCTTGTGATGCAAGCAAGGATTGTCTCAATGGTGGGGTCTGCATAGGAGGCAACTGCACCTGCAAACCTGGATACACTGGCATCAG GTGCGAGACGGAAATAGATGAATGCGAGTCCAGTCCGTGTCAAAATGGAGCCACCTGTCTGAACCGACTCAACCACTTCCAGTGTGTTTGTGTCCCAGGCTTCAGTGGCAAGCTGTGTGAGAGCAAT AAAGGAGAGCATAAGGAAAGAGTTCCCTGGCTGGCAGTCACCATCCCCCTGACCACCCTGTGTGTGCTGTTAGCCATCCTGACTGTGTTTTTCCTGATCATGACAGCAAGGAAGAAGCGGCAGTCGGAGGGTACATACAGCCCCAGCTGTCAGGAGGTGGCCGGTGCCAGGCTGGAAATGGGCAGTGTGCTCAAAGTGCCACCAGAGGAGAGGCTGATCTAA